The Deinococcota bacterium genome has a segment encoding these proteins:
- a CDS encoding ISAzo13 family transposase, whose translation TLRGTATETGLKVKAFLLEGVYEKGQRVSDADMKKLNLERHSVCPNWNYTIRPRLMSDPGG comes from the coding sequence ACTCTTCGAGGGACGGCCACCGAGACCGGCCTGAAGGTGAAAGCTTTCTTGTTGGAAGGGGTTTATGAGAAAGGGCAGCGTGTTTCAGATGCTGACATGAAGAAGCTGAATCTAGAGCGTCACAGCGTCTGTCCTAACTGGAACTACACCATCCGGCCGCGACTGATGAGTGATCCAGGTGGCTAA
- a CDS encoding sensor histidine kinase translates to MPAGLSATFDPDRITQVLGNLLDNALRHAGPVLIEVGAEAEAQGVKLWVRDYGPGLPQATLERALERFYRGDLSRARPDTPEGAPGDSSGSGLGLAIARALTEAHGGQLEAANHPEGGALFVLRLPDLRRESGVRL, encoded by the coding sequence GTGCCCGCTGGTCTCAGCGCCACCTTCGACCCCGACCGCATCACGCAGGTGCTGGGCAACCTGCTCGATAACGCCCTGCGTCACGCTGGTCCTGTCCTCATCGAGGTCGGCGCCGAAGCGGAGGCCCAGGGGGTGAAGTTGTGGGTGCGCGACTACGGACCTGGGCTCCCGCAAGCCACCCTCGAGCGGGCCCTCGAGCGCTTCTACCGCGGTGACCTCTCGCGGGCGCGACCAGACACGCCTGAGGGTGCGCCGGGTGACTCGAGCGGCTCGGGACTCGGTTTGGCTATTGCTCGCGCGCTGACTGAGGCGCACGGGGGGCAGCTTGAGGCGGCCAATCATCCTGAGGGTGGGGCGTTGTTTGTGTTGCGCTTGCCTGACCTCAGGCGAGAGAGTGGTGTGCGCCTTTGA